Proteins co-encoded in one Epinephelus moara isolate mb chromosome 13, YSFRI_EMoa_1.0, whole genome shotgun sequence genomic window:
- the LOC126399420 gene encoding inhibitor of nuclear factor kappa-B kinase subunit alpha-like, protein MEKPPFRQNQNCGDWELKERLGMGGFAHVYLYQHHETNEKLAVKLCRLELTPRNKDRWSREIQIMKKLNHINVVTARDVPEEMRHIALNDLPLLAMEYCSRGDLRKMLSKPENCCGLKESEVLSLLNDVGSGIQYLHENKIIHRDLKPENIVLQDINGKLVHKIIDLGYAKDLDQGSLCTSFVGTLQYLAPELFENKPYTVTVDYWSFGTMVFECSCGFRPFLHNLQPVQWASKVRNKGPKDIMAVEELNGEVRFSTHLPYPNNLSRTLLEPMEALLQLMLKWDPVQRGGKVNVDTKRPMCFEVLEQILSMKVVHILNMTTAQVHSFQLTPEESLHSLQKRIEAETKIEVVNQELLQETGVSLDPRKPAAQCVLDGVRGWDSYIVYLFDKSITKYLGPLSARQLPDKVNTIVQEAKTQLPLVVLKKVWGEAVSYICGLKDDYSRLFQGQRAAMLSLLRYNTNLTRCKNSMFGFSQQLKAKLDFFKSSIQYDLEKYSDQMHIGISSEKMLKAWQENEERAAAFAQVAEVSHLDDEIMALHSEIVELQRSPYARRQGDKMEQLEEKAIELYKQMKMKCKIPEPDVSSDSSEMVKAIIQTVQNQDKVLKDLYTHLSKILISKQKIIDLFPRIEKTLESIKDADNTVMQMQIKRQREFWHLLKIACAQNSSRNSIAASPESSNLLQVSQWSQSAQPVSSPHPLTSLPGPNDSDAAPRLLQENQKYLSQLTSLMQEAADEQAKSIVDQDWSWTKYETLTTKLKKRNA, encoded by the exons ATGGAGAAACCTCCCTTCAGGCAGAACCAGAACTGCGGAGACTGGGAGCTGAAAGAGAGGCTGGGCATGGGCGGCTTTGCCCATGTTTACCTGTACCAACATCAT gaaacaaatgaaaaactagCTGTGAAACTGTGCCGTCTGGAGCTCACACCAAGAAACAAGGACAGATGGAGCCGAGAAATCCAGATCATGAAAAA GTTGAATCACATCAATGTTGTGACAGCCCGAGACGTCCCGGAGGAAATGAGGCACATAGCCTTAAATGATCTTCCACTGTTGGCCATGGAGTACTGTTCCAGGGGAGACCTGAGGAAG ATGCTGAGCAAACCTGAAAACTGCTGCGGTTTGAAAGAGAGCGAAGTGCTTTCGTTACTCAATGATGTCG GATCTGGTATCCAGTATCTGCACGAAAACAAGATCATACACAGAGACCTTAAACCTGAAAACATAGTGCTGCAAGATATCAACGGGAAG CTGGTTCACAAAATCATTGACCTGGGCTATGCTAAAGACCTGGACCAGGGCAGTCTGTGTACCTCCTTTGTTGGCACGCTTCAGTACCTG GCCCCTGAACTGTTTGAAAATAAGCCATACACTGTTACTGTGGACTACTGGAGCTTTGGCACCATGGTGTTTGAATGCAGTTGTGGTTTCCGTCCGTTCCTGCACAACCTTCAACCCGTGCAGTG GGCCAGCAAAGTGAGGAATAAAGGTCCAAAAGACATCATGGCTGTAGAGGAACTGAACGGAGAAGTCAGGTTCTCCACACACCTCCCCTACCCCAACAATCTCAGCAG GACACTGTTGGAGCCGATGGaggctctgctgcagctgatgttAAAGTGGGATCCTGTCCAGAGAGGAGGGAAAGTCAACGTCGACACTAAGAGGCCCATGTGCTTTGAAGTGCTGGAGCAGATACTGAGTATGAAG GTCGTCCACATCCTGAACATGACCACAGCTCAGGTCCACTCCTTCCAGCTGACGCCGGAGGAAAGCCTCCACAGTCTGCAGAAGCGCATCGAGGCCGAGACCAAGATTGAAGTGGTGAAccaggagctgctgcaggagacGGGAGTGTCACTGGATCCCAGGAAGCCCGCTGCACAGTGTGTCCTAGATGGAGTG AGAGGGTGGGACAGCTACATTGTCTACCTGTTTGACAAGAGCATCACCAAGTACCTTGGTCCCCTCAGTGCCAGACAGCTGCCTGATAAAGTCAACACTATTG TGCAAGAAGCCAAGACACAGCTGCCCCTGGTGGTGCTAAAGAAGGTTTGGGGTGAAGCAGTGAGCTACATCTGTGGGCTGAAGGACGACTACAGCAGACTTTTCCAAGGACAGAGAGCTGCTAT GCTGAGTCTCCTGCGCTACAACACCAACCTGACCAGGTGTAAGAACAGCATGTTTGGCTTCTCTCAGCAGCTGAAGGCCAAGCTGGACTTCTTCAAAAGCAGCATCCAGTACGACCTGGAGAAATACAGCGATCAGATGCACATCGGCATAT CCTCAGAAAAGATGCTGAAAGCCTGGCAGGAGAACGAGGAGAGAGCTGCTGCGTTTGCACAG GTGGCAGAGGTGAGCCATCTGGATGATGAGATCATGGCTCTGCACTCAGAGATAGTTGAACTTCAGAGGAGCCCGTACGCTCGACGCCAAGGAGACAAGATGGAGCAGCT AGAAGAAAAAGCCATTGAGCTCTACAAGCAAATGAAGATGAAATGCAAAA TACCTGAGCCAGATGTGAGCAGTGACAGCTCTGAGATGGTGAAGGCCATCATTCAGACTGTCCAGAACCAAGACAAGGTCCTCAAAGACCTGTACACACACCTCAG TAAGATCCTGATCAGCAAACAGAAGATCATTGACTTGTTTCCACGTATTGAGAAAACCCTGGAGAGCATCAAGGACGCAGACAACACCGTGATGCAGATGCAGATCAAGAGACAAAGAGAGTTCTGGCATTTACTGAAGATCGCCTGT gCTCAGAACTCGTCACGAAACTCGATAGCAGCCAGTCCCGAGTCGTCCAACCTGCTGCAGGTTTCTCAGTGGTCGCAATCAGCGCAGCCTGTCAGCTCCCCACATCCCCTGACCTCCCTGCCTGGGCCAAATGACAG TGACGCCGCACCACGTCTGCTGCAGGAGAACCAGAAGTACCTCAGTCAGCTGACCAGCCTGATGCAGGAGGCTGCTGATGAACAGGCCAAAAGCATCGTG GACCAAGACTGGAGCTGGACGAAATACGAAACTTTaaccacaaaattaaaaaagagaaatgcgTAA